One window of Lytechinus variegatus isolate NC3 chromosome 2, Lvar_3.0, whole genome shotgun sequence genomic DNA carries:
- the LOC121409461 gene encoding histamine N-methyltransferase-like produces the protein MSDDVDRDSNIDDFYQESQHELHYLKHLGSYFASIRNVAVDPNEGLLEIFKLNADKWSSENKARCESNWWVGQLSEFFDESPLAKCKYNMISAVHSMYHTGDLEKTFIRLMSMLKENGILLIVLSGKNMIHQTHRQKQRLPASYRYSDKPKSLQISELAKKNGFAITSVELDIKWDVTDLFDEKSELGDKLSDFLTMVAYFRKTAPPEMKEDLLSFWRSLCSEGEDGRMRTQAGEKIFIFTK, from the exons ATGTCGGATGATGTCGATCGCGACAGCAACATCGATGATTTTTACCAGGAAA GCCAACATGAACTTCATTATCTGAAGCATCTAGGATCTTACTTCGCATCAATTCGAAATGTAGCTGTGGATCCGAATGAGGGCCTACTTGAAATATTCAAACTCAACGCTGATAAATGGAGTTCTGAAAATAAGGCAAGGTGCGAATCTAATTGGTGGGTCGGGCAGCTCTCTGAATTTTTCGATGAAAGTCCTTTGGCGAAATGCAAGTACAACATGATCAGCGCTGTACATTCGATGTACCATACAGGTGACCTTGAGAAGACCTTCATCCGACTAATGTCGATGCTAAAAGAGAATGGAATCCTGCTAATTGTCTTGTCAG GAAAGAATATGATACACCAAACTCATCGTCAAAAACAACGGTTGCCTGCTAGTTATCGATATTCTGACAAACCAAAGTCTCTACAAATTTCGGAGTTGGCCAAGAAAAATGGATTTGCGATCACTTCAGTGGAGCTGGATATCAAATGGGACGTCACCGATTTATTCGATGAGAAGTCGGAGCTCGGGGACAAACTGTCTGACTTTCTGACGATGGTAGCTTACTTTCGGAAAACGGCACCACCTGAAATGAAAGAGGATTTGTTGTCTTTTTGGCGGTCTTTATGCTCAGAGGGCGAGGACGGGCGCATGCGTACACAGGCAGGAGAGAAGATTTTTATCTTTACAAAGTAG
- the LOC121407241 gene encoding uncharacterized protein LOC121407241, translated as MTMATLRVILFLFLMKSLPFYCFCYSYCDLEGGNKYPYESSAADDTSVADSYDGFTSEITICPDDNCFSYSVLIDQCDTNSSFSPGFYCYCDIECEHFDDCCYGFTNENASVMATDGMLKPELQYWSCTTFTLGIERKSACLNNFLVVDKCPSSAGIDQDLVERCENPMANDTVFFDYQDIFYRNRHCALCHGVDPSELTPYIMFTPCLDNREEFHLCGQRPFLVNGSSPPPVRWCVPDIISHCESETGTEVACWNETARVMINGSIYKNVECAECNGMTVKNRSSLISNCEHITTGQLILTSRDYIAPVFQISYFYPQLQCMNGLRLSGTECVPEVTSWPDCTNRQINLGIITNGSLQCFDGFELLKIQAYRNNPNETIYNLEISDSGFGKISYMEFSAKNLAQKTQLENFTESKLDEKWNKCCQDNLIIIDETCDIERNLFTRNDSNLTWISDDINLFEPVIINGTIYILYNQTTFVMPLRWENDTYYRRLSKEWKFTKEQLFTIYGQIIDVDTCAYIIVQTSLLTETEKDNVTYVIYQETFFPPESYVRYRNGSVRLCWTGPDPPEPISMFAYTKGQYILNIILFTLSSICLLATLITYGIFKELRNLQGVAIMNFVSALLVGQVMLQFVAPNMIAFSVAVCSGAAIVTHYCLLAVFTWTNILAWDLVRHFASSSFLPKRHRETRRMTVYLTIGWSLPLIIIVPCLIIQSQNSSMFRYGKIGSSCWIYQAKGIVLTFLVPVAVSFLLNVVLFLLTAYGVHKSKRDSSVLHKSARERRMQLFQELLVHFKISCLLGFGWSFGFIGAFAKVAAVWTIFIITSALQGIFVFVFFAANGRVRELWRKRFLDTKSVGGSTSNPGTKSTGMGRTSEDSKDAEREKLTWSGSASSATKV; from the exons ATGACGATGGCTACCTTACGCGTCATACTGTTTCTCTTCTTGATGAAGTCATTACCATTCTATTGTTTCTGTTATTCCTACTGTGACCTTGAAGGTGGCAACAAGTATCCATACGAGAGCAGTGCAGCAGATGATACGAGTGTCGCCG atTCATATGATGGATTCACTTCAGAAATCACGATTTGTCCAGACG ATAACTGCTTTTCGTATTCAGTACTGATCGACCAATGTGACACAAACTCAAGCTTTTCTCCTGGATTTTACTGCTATTGTGATATCGAATGCGAACATTTTGATGATTGTTGTTACGGCTTTACGAATGAAAATGCATCTGTCATGGCAACAGATGGCATGCTGAAGCCAGAGCTGCAATACTGGAGTTGTACCACTTTCACGCTTGGTATTGAAAGAAAGTCGGCTTGCCTCAACAATTTCCTTGTGGTAGACAAGTGTCCATCTTCTGCTGGGATAGATCAAGACTTGGTAGAGAGATGTGAGAACCCAATGGCGAATGACACGGTCTTCTTTGACTATCAAGATATCTTCTACCGCAACAGGCATTGCGCCCTCTGTCACGGTGTGGACCCATCGGAACTCACCCCTTATATCATGTTTACACCTTGTTTGGACAACAGAGAAGAGTTCCATCTTTGTGGGCAGAGACCATTTTTAGTTAATGGAAGTTCCCCTCCACCTGTTCGGTGGTGTGTACCAGATATCATATCTCACTGTGAATCAGAAACAGGGACAGAGGTGGCCTGTTGGAACGAAACAGCAAGAGTAATGATAAATGGTAGTATTTACAAAAACGTCGAATGTGCAGAATGTAACGGAATGACTGTTAAAAACCGTTCCAGCCTTATTAGCAATTGTGAACACATTACAACGGGCCAACTTATTCTTACATCACGTGATTATATCGCTCCTGTATTTCAAATTTCGTACTTCTACCCACAACTTCAATGCATGAATGGTCTTCGGTTGTCTGGTACTGAATGTGTTCCGGAAGTCACGTCTTGGCCTGATTGCACCAACAGACAAATAAACCTCGGCATCATCACCAACGGGTCCTTGCAGTGCTTTGATGGTTTCGAGCTTCTAAAGATCCAGGCATACAGAAACAATCCCAATGAAACTATCTACAACCTAGAAATATCAGATTCCGGCTTCGGTAAAATAAGCTACATGGAGTTTTCGGCCAAGAACCTGGCACAGAAGACCCAACTGGAAAACTTCACAGAGAGCAAACTTGATGAGAAGTGGAATAAATGCTGTCAGGACAACCTCATCATAATTGATGAAACCTGTGACATTGAACGGAATTTATTTACTCGCAATGATTCCAATTTAACCTGGATTTCTGACGACATTAACCTCTTTGAACCTGTGATCATCAATGgaacaatttatattttgtataacCAGACCACGTTTGTGATGCCATTGAGATGGGAAAATGACACCTATTACAGGCGTCTTTCAAAAGAGTGGAAGTTCACGAAAGAACAATTATTCACAATTTACGGGCAGATTATTGACGTCGACACTTGCGCGTACATCATTGTTCAAACTTCTCTTCTCACTGAAACTGAGAAAGACAATGTTACATACGTG ATCTACCAGGAAACCTTCTTTCCACCAGAGAGCTATGTCCGTTACAGGAATGGCTCTGTCCGCCTATGCTGGACTGGACCCGACCCTCCAGAACCCATCAGCATGTTCGCGTATACCAAGGGCCagtatattttgaatattatattattcacactgtccTCCATCTGTCTCCTGGCAACGTTAATCACCTACGGAATATTTAAGGAACTGAGGAACCTCCAAGGTGTTGCCATCATGAACTTTGTTTCGGCCCTCCTTGTTGGTCAG GTGATGCTTCAGTTTGTCGCTCCCAATATGATAGCCTTCTCAGTCGCCGTGTGCTCAGGAGCAGCGATTGTAACACATTACTGTCTTCTTGCGGTTTTCACTTGGACGAACATCTTGGCGTGGGATCTTGTTCGTCACTTTGCATCTTCGTCCTTTTTACCAAAGAGACACAGAGAGACAAGACGGATGACTGTTTACCTTACCATTGGTTGGAGTCTTCCTCTCATCATCATCGTTCCATGTCTGATCATCCAGAGTCAGAACTCATCGATGTTCCGGTACGGCAAGATCGGATCATCTTGCTGGATCTACCAAGCGAAGGGTATCGTGTTGACCTTCTTGGTACCGGTTGCCGTTAGCTTTCTTCTCAACGTCGTTCTCTTCTTGTTAACTGCTTACGGTGTTCACAAGAGCAAACGTGATTCTAGTGTACTCCACAAAAGTGCCCGAGAGCGAAGAATGCAACTCTTCCAAGAACTCTTAGTCCACTTCAag ATATCTTGCCTGCTAGGCTTTGGATGGTCATTTGGTTTCATAGGTGCCTTTGCAAAGGTCGCTGCTGTTTGGACAATCTTCATCATAACCAGCGCTCTGCAGGGAATTTTCGTTTTTGTCTTCTTCGCCGCCAATGGCCGTGTCAGGGAACTCTGGAGAAAGAGATTCCTTGATACCAAGTCGGTAGGAGGGAGTACTAGTAACCCAGGTACAAAATCTACGGGAATGGGTAGGACGAGTGAAGATTCGAAAGACGCGGAGAGAGAAAAACTAACGTGGTCGGGTTCGGCCTCGTCTGCTACCAAGGTGTAA